From one Butyricimonas faecihominis genomic stretch:
- a CDS encoding M16 family metallopeptidase has translation MAKKLLIVCALLALISTSLFAQYDMKAPLPMDPNVRIGKLANGLTYYIRHNAEPKERASFYIIQNVGAILENDDQDGLAHFLEHMAFNGTKHFPGRKGITNMLEKHGVEFGRNVNAYTAQDETVYNISEVPTTNPDLLDTCLLVLHDWSHYLLLVDDEIDGERGVISEEWRTRRTPSFRIRAQIMPVLLKDSKYAKRDVIGNLDIIKNFKYQTLRDYYHKWYRPDLQAIAVVGDFDVDQMEKKVKELFSKIPTPVNPAVREEFTVNPHDDIYFVCATDKEVTQSSVSVYIKYPSTPKEEKNHEYLKNGILQSFYNTMLGQRVSELLQKGNPPFINAQAGFGGGIVRGWSTYMISATAKPNEEAAALEAIYRENERIKKFGFTEGELERAKTNMLVGLESAYKQKDKTTSEDYIGEMQSNFLDGEPIVDFDYYYNFAKAIIPTITVDEVSALAKKHLNRKNMVIVAQGPSEGVKHITKEEAIAVLDKVESSNLEPYKDQVTEASLINEDLKGSKIIATKKLPQFDAEEWTLENGAKVVFRKADYEKDQVQVSSYSKGGTSLYGIDKLASAQVTDQFIGAYGLGDYDAITLRKLLTGKQAQAGVNIGGLSESVGGASTPNDFETLMQLIYLRFEKPRFDKEVHNTMMQRNYAAIENSANNPQKIMQDSVSMIMSNYSPRTLLFGKEFLDKVSIEQIEEIYRDRIKDISDFTFFIVGNIDAETVKPLVEKYLGSVKSYNRKENWVDNKVRGPKGRTEKVIELDLTTPKATVITSFSKEMKTSIHDNLCLNILRGVLDQRYMTNIREKEGGTYGVAVQPSSSKEPYESYSMSMSFDCDPDKAEHLKSLIYAEIDKLMKEGPTQEEIDKVTTILKKNNEQSKPHNAYWMNAIQTYYLRGIDVTDPKNFDNIIDKITTKDVKKFTQKLFKGADVVDMIFQPKSK, from the coding sequence ATGGCAAAAAAATTATTAATCGTGTGTGCTTTATTGGCATTGATCAGCACTAGCCTGTTCGCCCAATATGACATGAAGGCACCACTTCCCATGGATCCGAACGTTCGCATCGGGAAACTAGCTAATGGATTGACTTATTACATCCGCCATAACGCGGAACCCAAAGAACGAGCCAGTTTTTACATCATCCAAAACGTGGGAGCTATCCTAGAAAATGATGATCAGGACGGTTTAGCTCACTTTTTGGAACACATGGCATTCAACGGGACCAAGCATTTCCCGGGAAGAAAAGGTATTACCAACATGTTGGAAAAACATGGTGTTGAATTCGGAAGAAACGTGAATGCTTACACGGCACAAGACGAGACTGTTTACAATATCAGCGAGGTTCCTACAACCAATCCTGATTTATTAGATACTTGTCTACTCGTACTTCACGACTGGTCACATTATCTTTTATTAGTCGATGACGAAATCGATGGCGAAAGAGGAGTTATCTCGGAAGAATGGAGAACCAGAAGAACCCCGAGTTTCCGTATCCGTGCCCAAATCATGCCGGTATTACTGAAAGACTCTAAATACGCGAAAAGAGATGTTATCGGTAACTTGGACATTATCAAGAATTTCAAATACCAGACCCTTCGTGATTATTATCACAAATGGTATCGTCCGGACTTGCAAGCTATCGCTGTTGTCGGTGATTTCGATGTAGACCAGATGGAGAAAAAAGTAAAAGAATTATTCTCCAAAATCCCGACTCCGGTGAATCCGGCTGTGAGAGAAGAGTTCACGGTTAACCCTCACGACGATATTTACTTCGTATGCGCAACGGACAAAGAAGTAACTCAATCGTCTGTCAGCGTGTATATCAAATACCCCTCTACCCCGAAAGAAGAAAAGAATCATGAATACCTGAAAAATGGAATTCTTCAATCCTTCTACAACACCATGTTGGGACAACGTGTTTCTGAATTACTTCAAAAAGGCAATCCTCCTTTCATTAACGCACAAGCCGGATTCGGCGGCGGTATCGTAAGAGGATGGAGTACCTATATGATCTCTGCTACAGCAAAACCGAATGAAGAAGCAGCAGCACTGGAAGCTATCTATCGTGAAAACGAAAGAATAAAGAAATTCGGTTTCACGGAAGGCGAGCTTGAAAGAGCAAAAACCAACATGCTAGTAGGCTTGGAATCTGCTTACAAACAAAAAGACAAAACTACCTCCGAAGATTATATCGGTGAAATGCAATCTAACTTCCTTGATGGAGAACCTATCGTAGATTTCGATTACTATTACAATTTTGCCAAAGCTATTATCCCGACCATCACCGTGGATGAAGTTTCAGCTTTAGCTAAAAAACACCTTAACCGGAAAAACATGGTGATCGTGGCACAAGGCCCGTCTGAAGGAGTTAAACACATCACGAAAGAAGAAGCCATCGCCGTGTTGGACAAAGTTGAAAGCTCTAACTTAGAGCCTTATAAAGACCAAGTAACAGAGGCATCTTTAATCAACGAGGACTTGAAAGGTTCCAAGATCATCGCTACCAAAAAATTACCGCAATTCGATGCCGAAGAGTGGACTTTGGAAAATGGAGCAAAAGTGGTATTCCGCAAAGCAGACTACGAAAAAGACCAAGTACAAGTAAGTTCTTACAGTAAGGGAGGTACTTCATTATATGGTATCGACAAATTAGCATCTGCCCAAGTCACAGATCAATTTATCGGGGCTTACGGATTAGGAGACTATGACGCAATAACCTTGAGAAAATTATTAACCGGGAAACAAGCCCAAGCCGGTGTTAACATTGGCGGTCTTTCAGAATCAGTCGGTGGTGCATCTACTCCGAATGATTTCGAAACCTTGATGCAGCTGATCTACTTGCGTTTCGAGAAACCTCGTTTCGACAAAGAAGTACACAATACCATGATGCAACGTAACTACGCTGCCATCGAGAACTCAGCCAACAATCCTCAAAAGATTATGCAAGACTCTGTTAGCATGATCATGAGCAATTATAGCCCGAGAACATTGTTATTCGGTAAAGAATTTTTAGATAAAGTTAGTATTGAACAAATCGAGGAGATCTACCGCGACCGTATCAAAGACATCAGCGACTTTACATTCTTCATCGTGGGTAACATCGATGCAGAAACCGTAAAACCGTTGGTTGAAAAATACTTGGGATCTGTAAAATCTTACAACCGGAAAGAAAATTGGGTGGATAACAAAGTGAGAGGACCGAAAGGAAGAACTGAAAAAGTTATTGAACTGGATCTGACTACTCCGAAGGCAACTGTAATCACCAGTTTCTCTAAAGAGATGAAAACAAGCATTCACGACAATCTTTGCTTGAATATCTTGAGAGGCGTACTGGATCAAAGATACATGACCAATATCCGTGAAAAAGAAGGTGGTACCTATGGTGTAGCCGTTCAACCGAGTTCTTCTAAAGAACCGTACGAAAGCTACAGCATGAGCATGAGCTTTGATTGCGATCCGGATAAAGCAGAACACTTGAAATCATTAATCTATGCTGAAATCGACAAATTAATGAAGGAAGGCCCGACCCAAGAAGAGATCGACAAAGTAACTACTATCCTGAAGAAAAATAATGAACAAAGCAAACCTCATAATGCATATTGGATGAATGCAATTCAAACTTATTATCTTCGTGGAATTGATGTAACAGACCCGAAAAACTTCGATAACATTATTGACAAGATCACAACAAAAGACGTGAAGAAATTCACCCAGAAATTATTCAAGGGAGCCGATGTTGTTGATATGATCTTCCAACCGAAATCAAAATAA
- a CDS encoding HU family DNA-binding protein, with translation MDKRKIVKIVAKKNGMSQKDVTMVFDEIFNTMLEGLKEEGHVGLAGFGSFNVKKCAVRHRYVLSTQKVVLYPETQKVIFRVAKQFKFKGDGVVGEE, from the coding sequence ATGGACAAGAGAAAAATAGTTAAAATTGTGGCCAAAAAAAATGGCATGTCACAAAAAGATGTGACGATGGTATTTGATGAAATTTTCAATACGATGTTAGAAGGGCTAAAAGAAGAGGGGCATGTGGGGTTAGCGGGTTTTGGATCTTTCAACGTGAAAAAATGTGCTGTTCGTCATCGATATGTTCTTTCAACCCAAAAAGTTGTTTTATACCCGGAAACTCAAAAAGTTATTTTTAGGGTGGCTAAGCAATTTAAATTTAAGGGAGATGGAGTAGTGGGAGAGGAGTAA
- a CDS encoding IS3 family transposase: MTEHLCNSLGYSKQAYYKSLRADRGGEERERYVLSIVQDIRRDMPNLGVNKLWNMLGSNGLPVGRDWLYRLLHLHDLMIKQKKYRVITTDSRAWHRQYPNLVKGLRVTRPNQVWVSDITYLSTSAGFVYLSLVTDAYSRRITGWEVHPTLDSSGPVKALCRALATLPPNFSDKLVHHSDRGGQYCSSLYTGILKEHGIQVSVTQDGSPYDNGIAERVNGILKREWLNDMVLRDIDQARMQVERIIGIYNTRRPHMAIGLKVPDQAHRDKKELFARVMY, from the coding sequence GTGACGGAACACCTTTGCAATTCCCTTGGCTACAGCAAGCAGGCTTATTACAAGAGCCTCCGTGCCGATCGTGGAGGCGAGGAACGCGAGCGTTACGTTCTTTCCATCGTCCAGGATATTCGCCGTGACATGCCTAACCTCGGGGTTAATAAATTGTGGAACATGCTGGGGTCTAACGGGCTTCCCGTCGGTCGGGATTGGCTTTATCGTTTACTTCACCTTCACGATTTAATGATAAAACAGAAGAAGTACCGGGTCATCACGACGGATTCCCGGGCGTGGCATCGCCAGTACCCGAACCTGGTGAAAGGGCTTCGAGTTACCCGCCCCAACCAGGTATGGGTCAGTGATATCACGTACCTGTCAACGAGTGCCGGTTTCGTGTATCTCTCGCTGGTAACCGACGCTTATTCCCGGCGGATCACGGGGTGGGAAGTTCACCCCACCCTGGACTCGTCCGGTCCCGTGAAGGCGTTGTGCCGGGCGTTGGCAACGCTACCTCCCAACTTTAGCGATAAGCTTGTTCATCACTCGGATCGGGGTGGGCAATACTGCTCCTCGCTGTACACCGGGATATTGAAAGAACACGGTATTCAAGTCAGCGTGACACAAGATGGCTCCCCTTACGATAACGGTATCGCCGAGAGAGTGAACGGGATTTTGAAACGGGAATGGTTAAACGATATGGTCTTGAGAGATATTGACCAGGCGAGAATGCAAGTGGAGAGAATCATCGGGATATACAACACCAGAAGACCACACATGGCTATCGGGTTGAAAGTTCCGGACCAGGCACACCGCGATAAAAAAGAGTTATTCGCCAGGGTCATGTATTGA
- a CDS encoding arginase family protein — MKTMKGKNRINLQNMKKETKTIRLIYPQWQGANIVKLITEVENPDDASRGYVLGAQLLNFLAPSNGQETLTVPVSTEITDRKVTDGVLDRDIIVRQTRAALSILQVSNPDKIVTLGGECSASVVPFTYLAQKYKNDVALVWIDAHPDITLPGDIYPGFHAMAVTACMGHGDAKILAELPTRFTPSNILFVGLRNWEREEIKERQKQYGIKHLTPKDVAQNSDAIKTWLKSCGASKVVIHFDMDVLDPAEIIAAVGTDPDGMKMEEVIRVIKDIAAEKELVGLTIAEPMPRTAIRIKNMLHQLPLLQ; from the coding sequence ATGAAAACAATGAAAGGGAAAAATAGAATAAATCTCCAGAATATGAAAAAGGAAACAAAAACAATTCGTTTGATCTATCCCCAATGGCAAGGTGCCAATATCGTGAAATTGATTACAGAGGTCGAAAATCCCGATGATGCCTCAAGGGGATATGTCTTGGGGGCACAACTCTTAAATTTCCTTGCCCCGAGCAATGGTCAAGAAACATTAACGGTTCCCGTTTCGACTGAAATCACAGATCGGAAGGTAACAGACGGAGTCCTCGACCGGGATATTATAGTCCGTCAAACAAGAGCTGCATTAAGCATACTACAAGTCAGTAATCCCGATAAAATCGTAACACTTGGCGGAGAATGCTCGGCCAGTGTCGTTCCCTTTACCTATCTGGCGCAAAAATACAAGAATGATGTTGCCCTAGTTTGGATTGATGCACATCCGGACATCACGCTCCCCGGAGACATCTATCCCGGATTTCACGCCATGGCCGTAACCGCCTGCATGGGGCATGGAGATGCCAAAATCCTAGCGGAATTACCCACCCGATTTACCCCATCAAACATATTATTTGTGGGGTTACGCAACTGGGAACGTGAAGAAATCAAAGAACGACAAAAGCAATACGGAATAAAACATCTCACGCCCAAAGATGTTGCACAAAACAGTGATGCGATCAAAACTTGGTTGAAATCATGCGGAGCGTCGAAAGTCGTTATCCATTTTGATATGGATGTACTTGATCCTGCCGAAATCATCGCTGCTGTTGGTACAGACCCCGATGGGATGAAAATGGAAGAAGTCATTCGGGTAATAAAGGACATTGCTGCAGAAAAAGAATTAGTAGGCTTGACAATTGCGGAACCTATGCCTCGCACGGCAATCAGGATCAAAAATATGTTACATCAATTACCCCTATTACAATAA